In Janibacter alkaliphilus, the following proteins share a genomic window:
- a CDS encoding iron-containing alcohol dehydrogenase: MDGRDGSVAATVDRERPPGWSATGDPLVKFHAPEIVFGAGALAETGHAARRLGAVRPFVVTDPGLVEAGWVAELRGHLAEAGLTPVVCSDVSPNPRDAEVTAAHETYRANGCDVIIGLGGGSAMDAAKGVAILAGNGGSILDYRGVDQVRHEIPPLLMVPSTSGTGADVSQFCIVTDTARRMKVTIMGRALVPDISVTDPRLLTTMPDWLNAATGLDALTHGVEAFVSRAHNALADVHALNAVGLVTTHLTTTMTRPLDAAARTGMAEASLAAGLAFTNAILGATHAMSHQVGGLLDAPHGVINGILLPHVIRYNARTAPGRYRALARSAGLDVDGMPDEEAAEHLAAHARALADEVGVPRSLRAIGLTEDHLGVLAEHSLEDACLTTNPRATDSQDLEDIFRAAL, encoded by the coding sequence ATGGATGGTCGTGACGGCAGCGTGGCCGCCACGGTGGACCGGGAGCGCCCGCCGGGATGGAGCGCCACCGGCGACCCGCTGGTGAAGTTCCATGCCCCGGAGATCGTCTTCGGCGCCGGCGCGCTGGCCGAGACCGGGCACGCGGCCCGGCGGCTCGGGGCGGTGCGCCCCTTCGTCGTCACCGATCCCGGCCTGGTGGAGGCCGGCTGGGTGGCCGAGCTGCGCGGCCATCTCGCCGAGGCCGGCCTCACCCCCGTCGTGTGCAGCGACGTCTCGCCCAACCCGCGGGACGCCGAGGTCACCGCCGCGCACGAGACCTACCGGGCCAACGGCTGCGACGTCATCATCGGCCTCGGCGGGGGCTCCGCGATGGATGCGGCGAAGGGGGTGGCCATCCTCGCCGGCAACGGCGGGAGCATCCTCGACTACCGGGGCGTGGACCAGGTGCGGCACGAGATCCCGCCGCTGCTCATGGTGCCCTCGACCTCCGGCACCGGCGCCGACGTCAGCCAGTTCTGCATCGTCACCGACACCGCCCGCCGGATGAAGGTGACGATCATGGGCCGGGCGCTGGTCCCGGACATCTCGGTGACCGACCCGCGGCTGCTGACCACCATGCCGGACTGGCTCAACGCGGCCACCGGCCTGGACGCACTCACCCACGGGGTCGAGGCCTTCGTCTCCCGGGCGCACAACGCGCTCGCCGACGTGCACGCCCTCAACGCCGTCGGGCTGGTCACCACCCACCTCACGACGACGATGACCCGACCGCTCGACGCGGCGGCCCGCACCGGCATGGCCGAGGCGTCGCTGGCCGCCGGGCTCGCCTTCACCAACGCCATCCTCGGCGCGACGCACGCGATGAGCCACCAGGTCGGCGGGCTGCTCGACGCCCCGCACGGGGTCATCAACGGCATCCTGCTGCCGCACGTCATCCGCTACAACGCCCGCACCGCCCCCGGCCGGTACCGCGCGCTGGCTCGCTCGGCCGGGCTGGACGTCGACGGGATGCCGGACGAGGAGGCGGCCGAGCACCTGGCCGCGCACGCCCGGGCCCTGGCCGACGAGGTCGGGGTGCCAAGGTCGCTGCGGGCGATCGGGCTCACCGAGGACCACCTCGGGGTGCTGGCCGAGCACTCCCTCGAGGACGCCTGCCTGACCACCAACCCGCGCGCCACCGACAGCCAGGACCTCGAGGACATCTTCCGGGCGGCGCTGTGA
- a CDS encoding pyridoxamine 5'-phosphate oxidase family protein, translated as MTAREITTDEELTALVGEPLPRVRDKARPALTDLDRQWLAATPFVVVATSADDGSCDASPKGDPAGDLVHVLDERTVALAERPGNKRVDGYRNVLRNPHVGLLCVIPGRGDTLRINGRARLVADAPWFDQLEVRGHRPILALVVEIDEVYHHCAKAFLRSRLWEPESWAPEALPSRARIAQATDRPETPLAELETYYGPQYAEHLY; from the coding sequence ATGACCGCGCGCGAGATCACCACCGACGAGGAGCTGACCGCGCTCGTCGGCGAGCCGCTCCCCCGGGTCCGCGACAAGGCACGCCCGGCGCTGACCGACCTGGACCGGCAGTGGCTCGCGGCCACCCCCTTCGTCGTCGTGGCCACCTCCGCCGACGACGGCAGCTGCGACGCCTCGCCGAAGGGCGACCCGGCCGGCGACCTCGTGCACGTCCTCGACGAGCGCACCGTCGCCCTGGCCGAGCGGCCTGGCAACAAGCGGGTCGACGGCTACCGCAACGTGCTGCGCAACCCGCACGTCGGGCTGCTCTGCGTCATCCCCGGTCGCGGCGACACGCTGCGGATCAACGGGCGCGCCCGGCTGGTCGCCGACGCCCCGTGGTTCGACCAGCTCGAGGTCAGGGGGCACCGTCCGATCCTCGCCCTGGTCGTCGAGATCGACGAGGTCTACCACCACTGCGCCAAGGCCTTCCTGCGCAGCCGGCTGTGGGAGCCGGAGAGCTGGGCGCCGGAGGCGCTGCCGTCGCGGGCCCGGATCGCCCAGGCGACCGACCGGCCGGAGACGCCGCTGGCGGAGCTGGAGACCTACTACGGACCGCAGTACGCCGAGCACCTCTACTGA
- a CDS encoding proline--tRNA ligase, whose protein sequence is MRMSSLFLRTLREDPADAELPGHKLLVRAGYVRRAAPGVYTWLPLGLRVLRKVEGIVREEMEAIGAQELSFPALLPKEPYEATNRWTEYGPNLFRLVDRKGADMLLGPTHEEMFTLTVKDMYTSYKDLPLTLFQIQTKYRDEARPRAGVLRGREFIMKDSYSFDVDASGLQKAYDAHRAAYVKIFDRLGFEYVVVQADSGAMGGSASEEFLAVNDGGEDTFVRDEAGYAANVEAVEIPPAAAVPVTAGPAHVEDTPGTPTIETLVAALNADHARADGHEWTAADTLKNVLVMLVHPADEEHPEGRREPLAIGVPGDREVDLARLEVTVAPAAVEAFAEADFAAHPALAKGYIGPGVLGEEKATGIRYLLDPSVAEGSAWVTGADEHGRHVIDLVHGRDFTADGTVQAVEIREGDLGPNGTPLTLARGIEMGHIFQLGTKYAEALGLKVLDENGSLVTVHMGSYGVGVTRAVGVIAEDNHDELGLVWPREVAPFDVHVVAAGKGEDLFVAAGQLAADLEAQGLDVLYDDRAGKVSPGVKFKDAELVGVPTILVVGKGLADGVVELKDRRSGERRDVPVGEVVAAVVAEVRG, encoded by the coding sequence ATGCGCATGTCGTCCCTCTTCCTCCGCACCCTTCGTGAGGACCCGGCGGACGCGGAGCTGCCGGGGCACAAGCTGCTCGTCCGGGCCGGCTACGTGCGTCGGGCGGCGCCGGGGGTCTACACCTGGCTGCCGCTCGGGCTGCGGGTGCTGCGCAAGGTCGAGGGCATCGTCCGCGAGGAGATGGAGGCGATCGGTGCCCAGGAGCTGAGCTTCCCCGCGCTGCTGCCCAAGGAGCCCTACGAGGCGACGAACCGGTGGACCGAGTACGGCCCCAACCTCTTCCGGCTGGTCGACCGCAAGGGTGCCGACATGCTCCTCGGGCCCACCCACGAGGAGATGTTCACCCTCACGGTCAAGGACATGTACACCTCGTACAAGGACCTGCCGCTGACCCTCTTCCAGATCCAGACGAAGTACCGCGACGAGGCCCGTCCGCGGGCCGGCGTGCTGCGCGGTCGCGAGTTCATCATGAAGGACAGCTACTCCTTCGACGTCGACGCCTCCGGGCTGCAGAAGGCCTACGACGCCCACCGCGCGGCCTACGTGAAGATCTTCGACCGGCTCGGCTTCGAGTACGTCGTCGTCCAGGCCGACTCCGGGGCGATGGGCGGCTCGGCGAGCGAGGAGTTCCTCGCCGTCAACGACGGCGGCGAGGACACCTTCGTGCGCGACGAGGCCGGCTACGCGGCCAACGTCGAGGCGGTCGAGATCCCGCCGGCGGCCGCGGTGCCGGTCACCGCCGGGCCGGCGCACGTCGAGGACACCCCGGGCACCCCGACGATCGAGACGCTCGTCGCGGCGCTGAACGCCGACCACGCGCGGGCGGACGGGCACGAGTGGACGGCCGCGGACACCCTGAAGAACGTCCTCGTCATGCTCGTCCACCCGGCCGACGAGGAGCACCCCGAGGGGCGTCGTGAGCCGCTGGCCATCGGCGTGCCCGGCGACCGGGAGGTCGACCTCGCGCGGCTGGAGGTCACGGTCGCCCCGGCCGCGGTCGAGGCCTTCGCGGAGGCCGACTTCGCCGCGCACCCGGCCCTGGCGAAGGGGTACATCGGGCCCGGCGTGCTCGGCGAGGAGAAGGCGACCGGCATCCGCTACCTGCTCGACCCCTCGGTCGCCGAGGGCAGCGCCTGGGTGACCGGCGCCGACGAGCACGGCCGGCACGTCATCGACCTCGTGCACGGCCGCGACTTCACCGCCGACGGGACGGTGCAGGCCGTCGAGATCCGCGAGGGCGACCTCGGCCCGAACGGCACCCCGCTGACCCTGGCCCGCGGCATCGAGATGGGGCACATCTTCCAGCTCGGCACGAAGTACGCCGAGGCGCTCGGGCTCAAGGTGCTCGACGAGAACGGCTCGCTCGTCACCGTCCACATGGGCTCCTACGGGGTCGGTGTCACCCGCGCCGTCGGCGTCATCGCCGAGGACAACCACGACGAGCTCGGTCTCGTCTGGCCGCGCGAGGTCGCTCCCTTCGACGTGCACGTCGTGGCTGCCGGCAAGGGCGAGGACCTCTTCGTCGCCGCCGGCCAGCTCGCCGCGGACCTCGAGGCCCAGGGCCTCGACGTGCTCTACGACGACCGGGCCGGCAAGGTCAGCCCGGGCGTGAAGTTCAAGGACGCCGAGCTCGTCGGTGTCCCGACGATCCTCGTCGTCGGCAAGGGCCTGGCCGACGGGGTCGTCGAGCTCAAGGACCGCCGCTCCGGCGAGCGTCGCGACGTGCCGGTCGGCGAGGTGGTGGCCGCGGTCGTCGCCGAGGTCCGCGGGTGA
- a CDS encoding HAD family hydrolase — MSPTDDHADEHKDGRGDVPRRVAPDRPTPGPVQAVIFDWGGTLTPWHTIDLGEQWRVFAREVHGIPVDSAGVPEADLARAHELSERLLAAETVAWQRTKGDHGSADLDEVLRAAGVDPAHDRHHLALAAYRRFWEPHTWTDPQVGPLWRGLRERGLAVGVLSNTIWSREYHRGIFARDGVLDLLDGDVYSSEIHWTKPHARAFEAACDAVGVAPINAVYVGDRLFEDVLGPQEVGMRAIWLPHSDIPADQQVSVDVVPDATVSELAEILAVVDGWRAG; from the coding sequence GTGAGCCCGACCGACGACCACGCCGACGAGCACAAGGACGGCCGCGGCGACGTCCCGCGCCGGGTCGCGCCCGACCGCCCGACGCCGGGACCGGTGCAGGCGGTGATCTTCGACTGGGGCGGCACGCTCACCCCGTGGCACACCATCGACCTCGGGGAGCAGTGGCGGGTCTTCGCCCGCGAGGTGCACGGGATCCCGGTGGACTCCGCCGGGGTCCCCGAGGCCGACCTGGCGCGGGCGCACGAGCTGAGCGAGCGGCTGCTGGCGGCCGAGACGGTCGCCTGGCAGCGGACGAAGGGGGACCACGGCAGCGCCGACCTCGACGAGGTGCTGCGGGCGGCCGGGGTGGACCCGGCGCACGACCGGCACCACCTCGCGCTGGCCGCCTACCGCCGCTTCTGGGAGCCGCACACCTGGACCGACCCGCAGGTCGGCCCGCTGTGGCGGGGCCTGCGCGAGCGGGGCCTGGCGGTCGGGGTGCTCTCCAACACGATCTGGAGCCGGGAGTACCACCGCGGGATCTTCGCGCGGGACGGCGTGCTCGACCTGCTCGACGGCGACGTCTACTCCAGCGAGATCCACTGGACCAAGCCGCACGCGCGCGCCTTCGAGGCCGCCTGCGACGCGGTCGGGGTGGCGCCGATCAACGCGGTCTACGTCGGGGACCGGCTCTTCGAGGACGTGCTCGGCCCGCAGGAGGTCGGCATGCGCGCGATCTGGCTGCCGCACAGCGACATCCCCGCCGACCAGCAGGTCAGCGTCGACGTCGTCCCGGACGCGACGGTGAGCGAGCTCGCCGAGATCCTGGCCGTCGTCGACGGCTGGCGCGCGGGCTGA
- a CDS encoding TSUP family transporter, whose protein sequence is MELTLETIAWLLLAGLVAGWVDAVVGGGGLVQLPALLLGFPGASPAQLLATNKLGSIVGTATSSITYYRRVRPDLRTALPMAALALGGAALGAVVALHIPKSAFNPIILGLLVVVGAYTLLKPDLGSVTALRFTGRRHTGAAMLTGFTIGVYDGALGPGTGSFLVFALVGLMGYAFLEASAKAKITNFATNLGALLVFVPGGHVMWAAGLTLASANLVGGYVGARTAVHLGSGFVRGVFVVVVGAFVVRIGGELVGVW, encoded by the coding sequence GTGGAGCTGACCCTGGAGACGATCGCCTGGCTGCTGCTGGCCGGTCTGGTCGCCGGCTGGGTGGACGCCGTCGTCGGCGGCGGCGGCCTGGTGCAGCTGCCGGCGCTGCTGCTCGGCTTCCCCGGGGCCAGCCCGGCCCAGCTGCTCGCGACGAACAAGCTCGGCTCGATCGTCGGCACCGCGACGAGCTCGATCACCTACTACCGGAGGGTGCGACCCGACCTGCGCACCGCGCTGCCGATGGCGGCGCTGGCGCTCGGCGGGGCGGCGCTGGGGGCGGTGGTGGCGCTGCACATCCCCAAGTCGGCGTTCAACCCGATCATCCTCGGGCTGCTCGTCGTCGTCGGCGCCTACACCCTGCTCAAGCCGGACCTGGGCTCGGTGACCGCGCTGCGCTTCACCGGGCGGCGGCACACCGGAGCGGCGATGCTCACCGGCTTCACCATCGGTGTCTACGACGGGGCGCTCGGTCCGGGTACCGGATCCTTCCTCGTCTTCGCCCTCGTCGGGCTCATGGGCTACGCCTTCCTCGAGGCGAGCGCGAAGGCGAAGATCACGAACTTCGCGACGAACCTCGGGGCGCTGCTCGTCTTCGTCCCCGGCGGTCACGTCATGTGGGCGGCCGGGCTGACCCTGGCCTCGGCCAACCTCGTGGGCGGCTACGTCGGCGCCCGCACCGCGGTGCACCTGGGCAGCGGCTTCGTGCGCGGGGTCTTCGTCGTCGTCGTGGGGGCCTTCGTCGTGCGGATCGGCGGCGAGCTCGTGGGGGTGTGGTGA
- a CDS encoding cobalt-precorrin-6A reductase translates to MSGAARRVLLLGGTAEARALAARLVDDGIEVTSSLAGRVSRPRLPVGEVRIGGFGGVDGLVAALRDGGVTHLVDATHPFAATMTAHAAAAAERAGVPVLRLARPGWRERPDAASWSWVGDVDAARERAETLGGRPFVTTGRQSLGRYAGWTDRPVLVRVVEPLTEPVPAGWSVLEARGPYDVTGERELMTRHRVDVLLTKDSGGSYTAAKLDAAAELGVPVVVVSRPSPPAGLREVPDVAAVLAWLDQT, encoded by the coding sequence GTGAGTGGCGCGGCCCGGCGGGTGCTGCTGCTCGGCGGGACCGCGGAGGCGCGGGCGCTGGCGGCCCGGCTCGTCGACGACGGGATCGAGGTCACCTCCTCGCTGGCCGGTCGGGTCTCCCGGCCGCGGCTGCCGGTCGGCGAGGTGCGGATCGGCGGCTTCGGCGGGGTCGACGGCCTGGTGGCGGCGCTGCGTGACGGCGGCGTCACCCATCTCGTCGACGCCACCCACCCCTTCGCCGCGACGATGACCGCGCACGCCGCGGCGGCCGCGGAGCGGGCCGGGGTGCCGGTGCTGCGGCTCGCCCGCCCCGGATGGCGGGAGCGCCCGGACGCCGCGAGCTGGAGCTGGGTGGGCGACGTCGACGCGGCCCGGGAGCGGGCCGAGACGCTGGGCGGGCGCCCGTTCGTCACCACGGGGCGGCAGTCCCTGGGGCGCTACGCGGGGTGGACCGACCGGCCGGTGCTGGTGCGGGTGGTGGAGCCGCTGACCGAGCCGGTGCCGGCGGGCTGGAGCGTGCTGGAGGCGCGCGGACCGTACGACGTGACAGGGGAGCGGGAGCTCATGACCCGTCATCGGGTGGACGTGCTGCTCACCAAGGACTCCGGCGGGTCGTACACCGCGGCCAAGCTGGATGCCGCGGCCGAGCTGGGGGTGCCGGTGGTCGTCGTCTCCCGCCCATCCCCGCCGGCGGGCTTGCGCGAGGTGCCCGACGTCGCCGCCGTCCTGGCCTGGCTCGACCAGACCTGA
- a CDS encoding cobalamin biosynthesis protein CobD/CbiB: MSRPSRPSSRPAVRTCAPDPVALGLAAGWLLDQVLADPRRGHPVAAFGRWAGLVEARCYGDEVRRGGLAWGLAVVPIVTLAGVAGRGGPARRTLVTAAATWAALGGTSLAREGTAVHRLLVDGDRPAARVRVRHLVGRRTERASVEDVARAAVESLAENTSDAVVATLVWGGLLGPAGVVAHRAVNTLDAMWGHRSPRYHGFGRVAARVDDVLGWLPARVTVLATAGLSGRPGAVLRVVARDAGQHPSPNAGPVEAAAAAALGVRLGGRNEYAGEVEDRGTLGDGPPVAVPDIPRAVTLSRQVGALTLAAVLLSRRLARRPPSP, encoded by the coding sequence ATGAGCCGGCCGTCCCGCCCTTCCTCCCGGCCGGCGGTCCGGACGTGCGCGCCCGACCCGGTGGCGCTCGGGCTGGCCGCCGGATGGCTGCTGGACCAGGTGCTGGCCGACCCCCGACGGGGGCACCCGGTCGCCGCCTTCGGCCGGTGGGCCGGGCTCGTGGAGGCACGCTGCTACGGCGACGAGGTGCGGCGTGGCGGTCTCGCCTGGGGGCTCGCCGTCGTGCCGATCGTGACGCTCGCCGGCGTCGCCGGGCGCGGCGGACCGGCGCGGCGCACCCTGGTGACGGCTGCGGCGACCTGGGCGGCGCTGGGCGGCACCTCGTTGGCCCGGGAGGGTACGGCGGTGCACCGTCTGCTGGTCGATGGCGACCGGCCCGCGGCACGGGTGCGGGTGCGCCACCTCGTCGGCCGGCGCACGGAACGGGCGAGCGTCGAGGACGTCGCCCGGGCCGCCGTCGAGTCGCTCGCCGAGAACACCTCGGACGCCGTCGTCGCCACGCTGGTCTGGGGCGGTCTGCTGGGGCCGGCCGGGGTGGTGGCCCACCGCGCGGTGAACACCCTCGACGCGATGTGGGGGCACCGCAGCCCGCGATACCACGGCTTCGGACGGGTGGCCGCCCGTGTCGACGACGTCCTCGGCTGGCTGCCGGCCCGGGTCACGGTGCTCGCGACGGCGGGGCTGTCCGGGCGGCCGGGTGCAGTGCTGCGGGTCGTCGCCCGGGACGCCGGCCAGCACCCCAGCCCGAACGCCGGGCCGGTCGAGGCGGCCGCCGCGGCCGCGCTCGGGGTCCGCCTGGGAGGTCGCAACGAGTACGCCGGCGAGGTCGAGGACCGCGGCACCCTCGGCGACGGCCCGCCGGTGGCCGTCCCGGACATCCCACGTGCGGTCACCCTCTCCCGTCAGGTCGGGGCGCTCACCCTCGCCGCGGTGCTGCTGTCCCGCCGCCTCGCCCGCCGCCCCCCTTCGCCCTAG
- a CDS encoding bifunctional adenosylcobinamide kinase/adenosylcobinamide-phosphate guanylyltransferase, producing MRTLVTGGVRCGKSAHAEELLAGHREVTYLATGPQRDDADWAARVRAHQQRRPGSWRTVETSDAADALRVAEGPVLLDCVGTWLTAQLDELAAWDAPETAWVPELDRRVEDLVAAWSTSDGVAVTNEVGWGVVPEHRSGRIFADRLGLTNQRLAAASDRVVLVVAGQPLVVRDRGRAWQATPPR from the coding sequence GTGAGGACCCTCGTCACCGGGGGCGTGCGCTGCGGCAAGTCCGCGCACGCCGAGGAGCTGCTCGCCGGCCACCGCGAGGTCACCTACCTGGCGACCGGGCCGCAGCGCGACGACGCCGACTGGGCGGCCCGGGTGCGGGCCCACCAGCAGCGTCGTCCCGGGTCGTGGCGCACCGTGGAGACCAGCGACGCGGCCGACGCGCTGAGGGTCGCCGAGGGTCCGGTGCTGCTGGACTGCGTCGGCACCTGGCTGACCGCGCAGCTCGACGAGCTGGCGGCCTGGGACGCCCCGGAGACGGCGTGGGTGCCCGAGCTCGACCGGCGGGTCGAGGATCTCGTCGCGGCCTGGAGCACGAGCGACGGCGTGGCCGTCACCAACGAGGTGGGCTGGGGCGTCGTGCCCGAGCACCGCTCCGGCCGGATCTTCGCCGACCGGCTTGGCCTGACGAACCAGCGCCTGGCCGCGGCCAGCGACCGGGTGGTGCTGGTCGTCGCCGGTCAGCCGCTCGTCGTCCGGGACCGGGGACGGGCCTGGCAGGCGACGCCGCCACGATGA
- a CDS encoding adenosylcobinamide-GDP ribazoletransferase translates to MSLGAGLRLATGLLTVVPVRSLDDVLELPATDPAAARRTGGAAMLLAPVAVLPLAAAAALVVAAGDLLGLPALVVAALVPAVLALGTRAMHLDALADTADGIGAGWDRERALEVMHRGDVGPMGAATLVLVLLLQVAALTSLVALPWAPLLVAAVVVVSRGGCTLACLRGVPPARQSGMGSLVAGAVPVPVACVALLAWTALLTGAGALAGLAWWQGPVAVLAAAVAVAALLRTCQRVFGGVTGDVIGATIEVMLLTLLLTLTVGTS, encoded by the coding sequence ATGAGCCTCGGGGCCGGGCTGCGCCTGGCCACCGGGCTGCTGACCGTCGTGCCGGTGCGCTCGCTCGACGACGTGCTCGAGCTCCCGGCGACGGACCCTGCCGCGGCTCGGCGGACGGGCGGTGCGGCGATGCTGCTCGCGCCGGTGGCGGTGCTCCCGCTGGCCGCCGCCGCGGCGCTCGTGGTCGCCGCGGGCGACCTGCTGGGCCTGCCTGCGCTGGTCGTCGCCGCGCTGGTGCCGGCGGTGCTGGCGCTGGGCACCCGGGCGATGCACCTGGACGCGCTCGCCGACACCGCCGACGGCATCGGCGCCGGCTGGGACCGGGAGCGCGCGCTGGAGGTCATGCACCGCGGCGACGTCGGCCCGATGGGCGCCGCCACGCTGGTGCTCGTGCTGCTGCTCCAGGTCGCGGCCCTGACCAGCCTGGTCGCGCTCCCCTGGGCGCCGCTGCTCGTCGCCGCCGTCGTCGTGGTGAGCCGGGGCGGGTGCACCCTGGCGTGCCTGCGTGGCGTCCCGCCGGCCCGGCAGAGCGGCATGGGCAGCCTGGTCGCCGGGGCGGTCCCGGTGCCGGTCGCCTGCGTCGCGCTGCTGGCGTGGACCGCGCTGCTGACCGGGGCGGGCGCGCTGGCCGGCCTGGCCTGGTGGCAGGGCCCGGTCGCCGTCCTGGCCGCCGCCGTCGCCGTCGCTGCGCTGCTGCGCACCTGCCAGCGGGTCTTCGGCGGGGTGACCGGCGACGTCATCGGTGCCACCATCGAGGTCATGCTGCTGACCCTGCTGCTCACCCTCACCGTGGGCACCTCGTGA
- the cobA gene encoding uroporphyrinogen-III C-methyltransferase codes for MSTPRLPGSPRTALVREPGPRVSEMVHALLDAGCTVSVASDDPGPELRDLHGRGLVALVAADAETGADLVVRDRTHEPRPTAASSPSPASGLPGMGEVVLVGGGPGAADLITVAGLQELRQADVVVHDRLAPIGLLDQTPEHCLLVPVGKIPRSDFTPQERINELLVGHALEGRRVVRLKGGDSFVFGRGGEEWLACTEAGVPVRVVPGVTSAVAAPALAGLPVTHREVTSGFVVVSGHVGPDDERNAVNWQALADAGLTIVLLMGVATLPAIAERLLACGMPPETPAAVVADAGMPSQRRVRAPLPQIAARAAAEGVGAPAVAVIGRVAAVLPEDRPAASSATAREEAVATPGHPTPSGG; via the coding sequence ATGAGCACCCCCCGTCTGCCCGGGTCGCCGCGCACCGCGCTGGTCCGCGAGCCCGGACCGAGGGTGAGCGAGATGGTGCACGCGCTGCTCGATGCCGGGTGCACGGTCAGCGTGGCCAGCGACGACCCCGGCCCCGAGCTGCGCGACCTGCACGGCCGCGGCCTGGTCGCGCTCGTCGCGGCGGACGCCGAGACCGGTGCCGACCTCGTGGTCCGCGACCGCACCCACGAGCCGCGCCCGACGGCCGCCTCGTCGCCGAGCCCCGCGTCCGGGCTGCCGGGCATGGGCGAGGTGGTGCTCGTCGGCGGTGGTCCCGGCGCCGCCGACCTCATCACCGTCGCCGGGCTGCAGGAGCTGCGGCAGGCCGACGTCGTCGTGCACGACCGGCTGGCCCCGATCGGGCTGCTCGACCAGACCCCGGAGCACTGCCTGCTCGTCCCGGTCGGCAAGATCCCGCGCAGCGACTTCACCCCGCAGGAGCGGATCAACGAGCTGCTCGTCGGCCACGCCCTCGAGGGCAGGCGGGTGGTCCGGCTGAAGGGGGGCGACAGCTTCGTCTTCGGGCGCGGCGGCGAGGAGTGGCTGGCCTGCACCGAGGCCGGCGTCCCGGTGCGCGTGGTCCCCGGGGTCACCTCGGCGGTCGCCGCGCCGGCCCTGGCCGGGCTGCCGGTCACCCACCGCGAGGTCACCTCCGGCTTCGTCGTCGTCTCCGGCCACGTCGGGCCGGACGACGAGCGCAACGCCGTGAACTGGCAGGCGCTGGCCGACGCCGGGCTCACCATCGTGCTGCTCATGGGGGTCGCCACGCTGCCGGCGATCGCCGAGCGGCTGCTGGCGTGCGGGATGCCTCCTGAGACGCCGGCGGCCGTGGTCGCCGACGCCGGGATGCCCAGCCAGCGCCGCGTGCGGGCACCGTTGCCGCAGATCGCTGCCCGCGCCGCGGCCGAAGGGGTCGGCGCACCCGCGGTGGCGGTCATCGGACGGGTGGCCGCGGTGCTGCCCGAGGATCGGCCGGCCGCGTCCTCGGCGACCGCCCGCGAGGAGGCGGTCGCCACCCCGGGTCACCCGACGCCGAGCGGCGGATGA